A window from Culex pipiens pallens isolate TS chromosome 3, TS_CPP_V2, whole genome shotgun sequence encodes these proteins:
- the LOC120422636 gene encoding NADH dehydrogenase [ubiquinone] 1 beta subcomplex subunit 11, mitochondrial-like — MSGLMRLNGGQGSLLVRALFQQAAGRNARLISSSQKNRDAATIDVSKKAAAKPAEPAAKAAASGKNWVSYGFDTKNEADDKNAMHASFFFSVTLCLVFGTFYWAYLPDTQLQDWSQREAYLELRRREAAGLEPISKDYIDPALMVLPSDEELGDSEIVI, encoded by the coding sequence ATGTCCGGCTTGATGCGGTTGAACGGTGGCCAAGGGTCGCTGCTGGTGCGGGCCCTGTTCCAGCAGGCGGCCGGTCGCAACGCGCGCCTCATTTCGTCCTCCCAGAAGAACCGCGACGCGGCCACGATCGACGTGAGCAAAAAAGCTGCCGCGAAACCGGCCGAACCTGCGGCCAAAGCCGCTGCCTCTGGCAAGAACTGGGTCAGCTACGGATTCGACACCAAGAACGAGGCGGACGACAAGAATGCGATGCACGCGTCGTTCTTCTTCTCCGTGACCCTTTGCCTGGTGTTTGGAACGTTCTACTGGGCGTACCTGCCGGACACACAGCTCCAGGATTGGTCCCAACGGGAGGCTTATCTGGAGCTGAGAAGACGCGAGGCGGCCGGCCTCGAACCCATCAGCAAGGATTACATCGATCCGGCCCTGATGGTGCTGCCGTCGGACGAGGAACTGGGCGACTCCGAAATCGTTATCTAA